In one window of Leptospira sp. GIMC2001 DNA:
- a CDS encoding LIC20211 family lipoprotein, translated as MKKNLILYFSLVCVILLNNCATSSAGLATSNIPFGDRKYTIIAPVTDEVSWYGLDIGIMGSSFNKPPIEPLIEKMIHSAEADALVNIRYFNEKSIYLFFVVHRFGISADAIKWDNAPPTDRNKRK; from the coding sequence ATGAAAAAAAATCTGATTCTATATTTCTCTCTCGTTTGTGTAATTTTGCTGAATAACTGTGCGACAAGCAGTGCAGGACTTGCAACTAGCAATATTCCTTTTGGTGACAGAAAATACACAATCATCGCGCCAGTGACTGACGAGGTTTCATGGTATGGCTTGGACATTGGTATTATGGGTAGCTCTTTTAATAAGCCTCCAATTGAACCTCTAATTGAAAAGATGATTCATTCAGCGGAAGCTGATGCGCTCGTAAACATTCGATATTTCAATGAAAAATCTATATATTTATTTTTTGTTGTTCATCGTTTTGGAATCTCAGCTGACGCGATTAAATGGGATAATGCCCCACCGACTGATCGTAACAAGAGGAAATGA
- a CDS encoding sodium:solute symporter family protein: MSLGKLNWIDYSILCLFIGYMVLVGFLLKKKMKGSGDFLLAGRKIPGWVTGIAFISANISALELIGMSASGAEYGFLTFHFYYLGAIPGMIFLGIFMMPFYYSTKIRSVPEYLKYRFDNKAHLFNSLTTLLGMALGSGIYLYSMSLIFEVMLGWDQLFSIFFTAIIVLIYTFYGGLISSIYTEVLQFFLTILGLFPLLYLGLMNTGGWEGLMAKVPESHKHMWIGLPGGENALGWDVVSVVFGLGFVLSFSYWTCGFTEVQRAMAAKDYHAARMTPLIGAMFKILLPFLTIIPGLIALAEHSDIMGKEYNKALLIMIREFYPNGMLGLGITALVAAFMAGMSSSITALNTIFTYDIYQTYIRPGRDDNEYLKVGKICTAASVTLAVAGSFIAMRFDNVANYIQLLFSFFNAPLIGIFLLGMFWKRASTISGFYGLLLGTSAGLGHYLLVESNILYYKTEMVSNFYGAIYSGFTCIIVIFLVSLVSAPKPIIELEGLLYSTRDKSLPFWDKKLLIWGSVLIVLLVLFNLWLA; encoded by the coding sequence ATGTCTCTTGGTAAACTAAATTGGATCGATTACTCAATACTCTGCCTCTTCATCGGCTACATGGTTCTGGTTGGTTTTCTTTTAAAAAAGAAAATGAAAGGATCTGGAGACTTTCTCTTAGCAGGTCGCAAAATTCCAGGTTGGGTAACGGGAATCGCATTTATATCCGCCAACATTTCTGCTCTTGAACTGATTGGAATGAGCGCAAGTGGTGCTGAATATGGATTTCTTACTTTCCATTTTTATTACTTAGGTGCGATTCCGGGAATGATTTTTCTCGGAATTTTTATGATGCCATTTTATTATTCAACTAAAATACGAAGTGTACCTGAATACTTAAAATACCGCTTCGATAACAAAGCTCATCTATTCAATAGTTTAACAACGCTTTTAGGGATGGCTCTTGGATCAGGTATTTATCTTTATTCTATGTCATTGATTTTTGAAGTTATGCTTGGTTGGGATCAATTGTTCTCAATATTTTTTACAGCAATTATAGTTCTAATCTATACTTTTTATGGCGGCTTAATTTCGAGCATATATACAGAAGTATTGCAATTTTTCTTAACTATCCTTGGTTTGTTTCCATTATTGTATCTTGGACTTATGAATACTGGTGGTTGGGAAGGCCTTATGGCAAAAGTTCCTGAATCTCACAAGCATATGTGGATTGGACTTCCTGGTGGAGAGAATGCTCTCGGTTGGGATGTTGTGTCTGTTGTCTTTGGACTCGGATTCGTTCTATCTTTTTCTTATTGGACTTGTGGCTTTACAGAAGTTCAACGCGCTATGGCTGCTAAAGACTATCACGCGGCAAGAATGACGCCGTTGATCGGAGCTATGTTCAAAATATTGCTTCCATTCCTTACAATCATTCCAGGACTAATTGCATTGGCTGAACATTCTGATATTATGGGCAAAGAATACAATAAAGCCTTGTTGATCATGATTCGCGAATTCTATCCGAACGGAATGCTGGGTTTAGGAATTACAGCTCTTGTTGCAGCCTTCATGGCAGGGATGTCTAGTTCTATAACGGCTTTAAATACAATTTTTACTTATGATATTTATCAAACTTATATTCGCCCTGGTAGAGATGACAACGAATACCTTAAAGTTGGCAAAATATGTACAGCAGCAAGCGTCACCTTAGCTGTTGCTGGATCTTTTATCGCTATGCGATTTGATAATGTCGCCAATTATATTCAATTGCTTTTTTCATTTTTTAACGCACCATTGATTGGGATTTTTCTTCTAGGAATGTTTTGGAAAAGAGCTTCGACAATCTCTGGATTCTATGGATTGTTATTGGGAACTTCGGCGGGTCTAGGACACTATTTATTAGTTGAATCGAATATACTTTATTACAAAACAGAGATGGTCTCTAATTTCTATGGAGCGATATATTCAGGATTCACATGTATAATTGTTATTTTTTTGGTGAGCTTGGTATCAGCACCCAAACCAATAATTGAGTTAGAAGGTTTATTGTATTCAACTCGCGATAAATCTCTTCCATTCTGGGACAAGAAATTATTGATTTGGGGCTCGGTTCTAATTGTACTTTTGGTTCTTTTTAATCTTTGGTTGGCATAG
- the creC gene encoding two-component system sensor histidine kinase CreC: MLILGFYYLINKTIDTIRPQYLETVEESINDTSNVLSSLIEVDLQKKNTPITDKVLQKSIRDNLFPVLAKAKSRKFQAKIYSFTKTQVDIQVYATDKNGIVIFDSEGFREGLDYSKFNDVHLTLQDKYGARSSLIKAGEDSSALFIASPIRFNQSIVGVITVIKPKDNIAVFIDLAKAKFYQASIYVAIFIAILFLILVLITLRPISKLSRYVKGIRNQEKIQFPKINIPEIRLLGQEMDRLIEELDGKKYIENYTQTLTHELKSPLSSIIASSELLESDLPMNKQLSLISNIQTEGKRIQEIIDRLLDLASLENNKNINLKEEINIKNTIEDCINSCEPELTKKRIQVISKLENKFILGNIFYFRLTIMNLLKNAIDFTKQNGKIQISLEEKSNKTWELIIWNESTPIEPYALEKIFDRFYSMPRPDTGRKSSGLGLSLVKQVCSIHGFKIEIQNENSGVQAKIIFPIS; the protein is encoded by the coding sequence ATCCTAATATTAGGATTTTACTATCTTATCAATAAAACAATTGATACAATACGTCCGCAATATTTAGAAACTGTTGAAGAATCCATCAATGATACATCCAATGTCTTATCGTCTCTCATCGAAGTAGATCTCCAAAAAAAGAATACCCCTATAACAGATAAGGTTCTCCAAAAGTCTATTCGAGATAATTTATTTCCAGTTCTAGCCAAAGCAAAATCTAGAAAATTTCAAGCCAAAATATACTCATTTACTAAAACACAAGTAGACATCCAAGTGTATGCGACCGATAAAAATGGAATTGTAATATTCGATTCGGAAGGATTTCGAGAAGGACTTGACTATTCAAAATTCAATGATGTTCATCTCACTTTGCAAGATAAATACGGAGCTAGATCCAGTCTAATAAAAGCTGGTGAAGATTCCAGCGCACTATTTATTGCCTCACCAATAAGATTCAATCAATCAATAGTAGGTGTTATAACAGTAATTAAACCGAAGGATAACATAGCAGTATTTATCGATTTAGCTAAAGCAAAATTCTATCAAGCTTCGATCTATGTTGCAATCTTTATTGCAATACTTTTCTTAATTCTCGTATTGATTACTCTGCGACCAATATCAAAATTATCGAGATATGTAAAAGGAATTAGAAACCAAGAAAAAATCCAATTTCCAAAAATCAATATCCCTGAGATTAGATTACTAGGTCAAGAAATGGATCGCCTCATTGAAGAACTTGATGGGAAGAAATATATAGAAAATTATACTCAGACATTAACTCACGAACTAAAAAGTCCGCTTTCATCGATTATCGCATCATCCGAATTATTAGAATCGGACTTACCAATGAATAAACAATTATCATTGATTTCAAATATTCAAACAGAAGGAAAGCGTATTCAAGAAATCATCGATCGATTGCTAGATTTAGCATCTCTTGAGAACAATAAAAATATAAATTTAAAAGAAGAAATCAATATCAAGAATACAATTGAGGATTGCATTAATTCTTGTGAGCCAGAATTGACGAAAAAAAGAATCCAAGTGATTTCTAAATTGGAAAATAAATTTATTCTTGGTAATATTTTTTACTTTAGACTCACTATTATGAATTTATTAAAAAATGCTATAGATTTCACTAAACAGAATGGAAAAATCCAAATCAGTTTAGAAGAAAAATCTAACAAAACCTGGGAATTGATAATTTGGAATGAATCGACACCAATCGAACCCTATGCTCTCGAAAAGATTTTTGATAGGTTCTATTCTATGCCAAGACCAGATACAGGTAGAAAGAGTTCGGGACTTGGACTATCTTTAGTTAAGCAAGTTTGCTCAATTCATGGCTTCAAAATAGAAATCCAAAATGAAAATTCTGGAGTCCAGGCCAAAATTATTTTTCCAATCTCATGA
- the creD gene encoding cell envelope integrity protein CreD yields the protein MEKFRNSNGFRIVVLGVLLLGFLIPLSFVNSLVDERMNTFYSAIEEVSSKWGGNQTIRGPIIAIPYSITTRKYLDSEMKKFEWETRNYEMLFLPEELNVTSKLNPIIRNRGIYKIMLYNNLISLNGKFKPISEKDFPTDANVIHWDSAKIILGMDDPKGITSELIIQCNNHKLNFSPGTDSEILNKGIHAKLTTKTNNSDDGITKNRLSGYTNFLSKGNLSFEMDFHLKGSSIFRVVPVGKSSKLSMDSTWADPSFIGAILPTDRVVNDKGFNATWETSFLSRNYGQKIDSRAGFNEQEMNESSFGVNLIIPSDHYQFVDRSLKYAILILLMSFTIFFLIEILTKLQLHPIQYLLIGAAKIIFYILNLALSEHLGFAMAYWIASISVAILIGYYAGNILKSRVRGFYTTGFFLLLYSFLFVILSAEDYALIIGSICLFALLGIVMHVTRKMNWYNSPMPTKD from the coding sequence ATGGAAAAATTTAGAAATTCAAATGGTTTTCGCATAGTAGTTTTAGGAGTTCTATTGTTAGGATTTTTAATTCCGCTTAGTTTTGTTAATTCCTTAGTAGATGAAAGGATGAATACTTTTTATTCTGCAATTGAGGAAGTCAGTAGTAAATGGGGTGGTAACCAGACAATTAGAGGCCCAATTATTGCTATTCCGTATTCGATCACGACTCGAAAATATCTAGATTCCGAGATGAAAAAATTCGAATGGGAGACTAGAAATTACGAGATGCTTTTCTTGCCAGAAGAACTAAATGTTACATCCAAATTAAATCCTATTATAAGAAACAGAGGTATATACAAAATTATGCTTTATAATAATCTAATATCCTTAAATGGAAAATTTAAGCCAATATCAGAGAAAGATTTTCCAACCGATGCAAACGTCATTCATTGGGATTCAGCTAAAATCATACTTGGCATGGACGATCCAAAAGGAATCACCTCTGAATTGATCATTCAATGCAACAATCATAAATTAAATTTTTCACCAGGAACAGATTCTGAGATATTGAACAAAGGTATCCATGCTAAATTAACAACAAAAACAAACAATTCTGATGATGGAATTACGAAGAATAGATTGTCAGGTTACACGAATTTTTTATCAAAAGGGAATTTGTCATTTGAAATGGATTTCCATCTAAAAGGATCATCTATTTTTCGAGTGGTTCCTGTAGGTAAATCCAGTAAATTGTCAATGGATTCAACTTGGGCAGATCCTTCTTTCATTGGTGCGATTCTACCGACTGACAGAGTAGTTAATGATAAAGGATTCAATGCAACATGGGAGACATCATTTCTAAGCCGGAACTATGGACAGAAAATTGATTCCCGCGCAGGTTTCAATGAGCAAGAAATGAATGAATCTTCATTTGGAGTGAACTTGATAATACCTAGTGATCACTATCAGTTTGTGGATCGTTCATTAAAGTATGCGATTCTCATTCTATTGATGAGTTTTACAATTTTTTTCCTAATTGAAATATTAACAAAATTGCAATTGCATCCAATTCAATATCTCTTGATTGGTGCTGCAAAAATTATTTTTTATATCTTAAATTTAGCACTATCAGAGCATTTAGGATTTGCAATGGCTTACTGGATCGCAAGTATATCAGTGGCTATATTAATTGGATATTATGCTGGAAATATTCTAAAAAGTCGAGTGAGGGGTTTCTATACGACTGGATTTTTCCTTCTTCTTTATAGTTTTCTATTTGTTATTCTGAGTGCAGAAGACTATGCATTGATCATTGGGTCTATCTGTCTTTTTGCTTTGCTTGGAATAGTAATGCACGTTACAAGGAAAATGAACTGGTACAATAGTCCTATGCCAACCAAAGATTAA
- a CDS encoding response regulator, whose protein sequence is MKGNERILIVEDEPGIQETLKISLELDGYLPIIAATAKECLDFLDEHIHLIILDIGLPDQNGFELLKNIRKTSKIPIILLTARNSETDKVVGLELEADDYVVKPFSPRELMARIRAVLRRSSNFTTENSSIFQIDENKKIILYRGKSLPLSPYEYKTLLLFIKRQGTIFTREEIMDLVWTTPEDSFDRAVDTVIKNIRSRLKEIDPNSDPIETRRGIGYGLKNDI, encoded by the coding sequence ATGAAAGGAAATGAAAGGATTCTTATTGTGGAAGATGAACCTGGTATCCAGGAAACATTAAAAATCTCCCTGGAACTGGATGGTTATCTTCCAATAATCGCGGCAACCGCAAAAGAATGCTTAGACTTCTTAGACGAACATATTCATCTTATAATATTGGACATTGGCTTACCTGATCAAAATGGTTTTGAATTACTAAAAAATATTCGTAAAACTTCAAAAATTCCCATAATTCTGCTGACTGCTAGGAATTCTGAGACAGACAAAGTCGTAGGTCTCGAATTAGAAGCAGATGATTACGTTGTAAAACCGTTTAGTCCAAGAGAATTGATGGCGAGAATACGAGCTGTCCTTCGTAGATCCTCCAACTTCACGACCGAAAATAGTTCAATATTTCAAATAGATGAGAATAAGAAAATTATATTATATAGAGGAAAGTCTTTACCACTCTCTCCCTACGAATATAAAACACTTTTGCTTTTTATTAAACGACAAGGTACTATTTTTACGCGAGAAGAAATTATGGACTTAGTCTGGACAACACCGGAAGATAGCTTCGACCGTGCAGTTGATACAGTTATAAAAAACATCAGATCAAGACTAAAGGAGATTGATCCTAATTCTGACCCAATCGAAACAAGAAGGGGAATAGGATATGGATTGAAGAATGATATATGA
- a CDS encoding adenylate/guanylate cyclase domain-containing protein, with translation MRQVDLILRNKEKRGLVFSILFRLVMLITLALAHTITHHSIQEVVSVVSISVIFICFSLFSLYMIRKENYLGLIGYSGILFDGFLMGFLLYTWYLSVGFYENVPSTYLLKTSLPTMAVVFIGINALAIRPAYPIIVAMIFNCIWAFVFYIVVQDPRTIYTDSMIENFFSPSIIPTFYLLFSITITAEGILFSIITYSYRKSLFEAVNYEVQNNQMGRYFSPGILEQIKQDDTIFLAKKSKVVVMFSDIRSFTSMSESMEAVEVVDFLRDYHSRMVEVIYSEGGTIDKFLGDGIMVTFGTPNPSPDDSLRAIRCAMKMQQALVLFNEARKIDNLHTIHQGIGIHYGDAVSGNIGSLERLEYTVIGDTVNVASRIESLCKEHNVDILFSEQFAQEIRNDYNVVNIANVQIRGKKDPITIYGLTK, from the coding sequence TTGAGACAAGTTGATTTAATTTTAAGAAATAAAGAAAAGCGTGGTCTTGTGTTTAGCATATTGTTTCGACTTGTGATGCTAATTACTCTAGCACTTGCTCATACGATTACCCATCATTCAATTCAAGAAGTTGTGAGTGTTGTATCGATTAGTGTTATATTTATATGTTTTTCTTTATTCTCACTTTATATGATTCGAAAAGAGAATTATTTAGGATTGATTGGTTATTCTGGAATTCTTTTTGACGGTTTTCTTATGGGATTCTTGCTCTACACTTGGTATCTTTCTGTTGGATTTTATGAGAATGTACCTTCGACCTATTTGCTTAAAACATCGCTTCCAACGATGGCAGTTGTATTTATTGGAATCAATGCCCTCGCTATTCGACCAGCATATCCAATTATCGTTGCTATGATCTTCAATTGTATATGGGCTTTCGTTTTCTATATTGTAGTTCAAGATCCACGTACAATTTATACGGATAGTATGATTGAAAATTTCTTTTCTCCCTCAATCATACCGACCTTTTATTTATTATTCTCAATTACAATCACAGCTGAAGGAATTCTCTTTTCAATCATTACTTACTCGTATCGCAAGTCATTATTTGAAGCTGTCAATTATGAAGTTCAGAATAATCAAATGGGTAGGTATTTCTCTCCTGGAATCTTGGAACAGATCAAGCAAGATGATACAATATTTCTTGCTAAGAAATCTAAGGTTGTCGTGATGTTTTCGGATATACGAAGCTTTACTTCTATGAGCGAATCCATGGAAGCAGTGGAAGTTGTTGATTTCTTGAGAGACTACCATTCGCGAATGGTTGAAGTAATATACTCAGAAGGAGGAACCATTGATAAATTTTTAGGAGATGGAATCATGGTTACATTTGGTACGCCAAATCCTAGTCCTGATGATTCTCTTCGCGCAATTCGATGTGCAATGAAAATGCAACAAGCATTGGTTTTATTCAATGAAGCTCGCAAAATTGATAATCTTCATACGATCCATCAAGGCATTGGCATACATTATGGTGATGCGGTCTCTGGAAATATCGGTTCATTAGAAAGATTGGAATACACTGTAATTGGTGATACAGTAAATGTAGCAAGTCGGATCGAATCCTTATGCAAAGAGCATAACGTGGACATTTTGTTCTCAGAACAATTTGCCCAGGAAATTCGCAATGATTACAATGTGGTTAATATTGCAAATGTTCAAATACGTGGGAAAAAGGATCCGATAACTATTTATGGACTAACTAAATAG
- a CDS encoding MotA/TolQ/ExbB proton channel family protein, translating into MNEFVDLGEKLIFVVMGLASILAVAVFLERYLVYRKNTTDAAKGTMESFVDSIRDGNPTNTLENLAAQQDSVYTRFIRFGLFRIGDKKESLQEMLMGRVISEKIKLEERLPILNTLGNNAPFIGLLGTVLGVIKAFYGLGTMGNAGAEVVMRSISTALLATACGLAVAIPVVMANNYFSRKMKVIIQNLEIISHEFLAFKERG; encoded by the coding sequence ATGAATGAATTTGTAGATCTAGGTGAGAAATTAATTTTTGTTGTGATGGGACTTGCAAGCATTCTTGCTGTTGCAGTTTTTCTAGAAAGGTATCTTGTTTATCGAAAGAACACAACTGATGCGGCAAAAGGAACAATGGAAAGTTTTGTTGATTCGATTCGGGATGGTAATCCAACGAATACATTGGAAAATCTCGCGGCACAGCAAGATAGTGTTTACACACGTTTTATACGGTTTGGTCTATTCCGCATTGGTGATAAGAAAGAAAGTTTGCAAGAAATGCTTATGGGTCGTGTAATCTCCGAGAAAATTAAACTGGAAGAAAGGCTTCCGATTTTGAATACACTTGGTAACAATGCACCTTTTATAGGATTGCTTGGGACTGTGTTAGGTGTGATTAAAGCTTTCTATGGGCTTGGAACAATGGGTAACGCTGGAGCTGAAGTTGTGATGAGAAGTATATCAACCGCTCTGCTTGCTACAGCTTGCGGACTTGCGGTTGCAATTCCAGTGGTGATGGCAAATAATTATTTCTCTAGAAAAATGAAAGTGATCATCCAGAATTTAGAAATAATCAGCCACGAATTTCTCGCTTTCAAAGAACGAGGATAG
- a CDS encoding TonB-dependent receptor plug domain-containing protein, whose amino-acid sequence MKIQLILFFLLGTVFQLAAETFRIKLYSRVNEKGEAGLSVLVFETKKIYVTDSEGIITGDVPKPGNYKLRLLRPTGTQEIEATLASSPDTVTIYTDKKQVPKGAIQVSGEKDKTVVSRYKVKYEEIKRMPGSFGEALRGLETLPGITPNVGFGGGANGIIIRGADPDWNTYLYDDLPILYPYHFDGLTSVIHNDLIKSIDIYTGAYPSNYANATGGVIEIETVDSVEKDNGTFQISLWNTTAMIQKKAFNGKGYVAIGGKIGYLDRTFGTLAPDGIRLPRYTDSQIKVVYNFNTEHQISFYNMMAEDSFAAAASTRPVNDPAQDVFGNLAGASIAAGQRFRTTAFRYTWTPTNEFTNRLTVINYDPLGDFNAKLGTIDGKQTERNAYIGIRQDAVWNVSKYLDLDIGSEFREISLRSYGRDIVQIDPRNQQPNPFDTQNPAFTTIPIDLNTKSKYANAYLTMHLKYGNFAFTPGVRYDYLGLTNQGVLGPRATVSYSFPEIGKGLTLYGGAGDYFRYANNLGSSDIYNSETGNPDIRFEKAFKQSGGIEQKITEVYSIKVESFKNEFSSLITPDGFISEPISINPDPRQRLTNPIVYNRGKGFSNRGDGWSHGYELLVKKSNRPGQRDWFGWISYTWSQSFRNDNIIQRFEGDNQIRSADEERLLYSLYSNSKEQNTSFDRTHIANIVYGWRYEESTQIGLRWAYLSSAPVTPVIGDDGGRFKNEFNNQPYFNPTYSNNPFTAEYGRTKRLEDYHRLDIRLDKFYNFEWGYINWYIEIVNIYMRKNPNGESFNNNRPYSINNPNTTEAFGTLVLPGGQVIPFFNIGMEVKF is encoded by the coding sequence ATGAAGATACAATTAATACTATTCTTTTTACTAGGCACAGTATTTCAGTTAGCTGCAGAAACCTTTCGTATCAAACTGTACAGTCGGGTTAATGAGAAAGGGGAAGCCGGATTATCGGTTCTTGTATTTGAGACCAAAAAAATCTATGTTACCGACAGCGAAGGAATCATAACAGGAGATGTTCCAAAGCCAGGTAATTATAAATTACGACTTCTTCGCCCAACTGGAACTCAAGAAATCGAAGCAACCTTAGCTAGTTCTCCAGATACAGTTACAATTTATACGGATAAGAAACAAGTTCCTAAAGGTGCCATTCAGGTGTCGGGAGAAAAAGATAAAACTGTTGTTTCGCGATATAAAGTAAAATACGAAGAAATAAAAAGGATGCCTGGCTCATTTGGTGAAGCTCTACGAGGTTTAGAAACTTTGCCTGGTATTACACCGAATGTGGGATTTGGTGGTGGAGCAAATGGAATCATCATTCGTGGAGCGGATCCCGATTGGAATACATATTTATATGATGACTTACCGATTTTGTATCCTTACCATTTTGACGGATTGACGTCGGTTATTCATAACGATTTGATCAAATCCATCGATATCTACACTGGTGCCTATCCATCTAACTATGCCAATGCTACGGGTGGAGTCATTGAAATAGAAACAGTGGATAGTGTGGAAAAGGATAATGGAACTTTTCAAATATCGCTTTGGAACACTACAGCGATGATTCAGAAAAAGGCGTTTAATGGTAAAGGGTATGTTGCTATCGGTGGCAAAATTGGTTACCTAGATCGAACATTTGGTACGCTTGCGCCTGACGGAATCCGACTTCCTCGGTATACAGACTCGCAGATCAAAGTTGTTTATAATTTCAATACAGAACATCAGATTTCGTTCTACAATATGATGGCAGAAGATAGCTTTGCTGCTGCTGCATCAACCAGACCAGTTAACGATCCAGCACAGGATGTGTTTGGGAACTTAGCCGGTGCAAGCATTGCTGCGGGTCAGAGATTTAGAACGACAGCATTTCGTTATACTTGGACGCCGACCAATGAATTCACCAATCGATTGACAGTGATCAACTATGATCCATTAGGTGATTTTAATGCAAAACTAGGTACTATTGATGGTAAGCAGACAGAAAGAAATGCATACATTGGAATACGTCAAGATGCAGTATGGAATGTTTCAAAATATCTGGACTTAGATATAGGATCTGAATTTAGAGAAATTAGCTTAAGATCTTATGGAAGAGACATCGTTCAGATTGATCCACGCAATCAACAGCCCAATCCGTTTGATACTCAGAATCCCGCTTTCACTACTATACCGATAGACTTGAATACTAAATCTAAATATGCAAATGCATATCTAACTATGCATTTGAAATATGGAAATTTTGCATTTACTCCAGGTGTTCGCTATGACTATCTTGGATTAACCAATCAAGGAGTTCTAGGTCCTCGAGCTACAGTTTCTTATAGTTTTCCAGAGATTGGCAAAGGACTTACTCTATACGGAGGAGCAGGAGATTACTTTCGTTATGCGAATAATCTTGGTTCTTCGGATATATATAATTCCGAAACTGGGAATCCTGATATTCGATTCGAGAAAGCTTTCAAGCAATCTGGTGGAATAGAGCAAAAAATCACAGAAGTGTATTCCATCAAAGTTGAATCCTTCAAGAATGAATTTTCGAGTTTAATCACTCCGGATGGATTCATTTCGGAACCAATTTCTATCAACCCCGATCCTAGACAGAGACTAACCAACCCAATTGTTTACAACAGGGGTAAAGGTTTTTCGAATCGTGGAGATGGTTGGTCTCATGGATATGAATTATTAGTCAAGAAATCGAATCGTCCAGGTCAGAGAGATTGGTTCGGTTGGATTTCTTATACATGGTCACAATCTTTTCGCAATGATAATATCATTCAGCGCTTTGAAGGAGACAATCAGATTCGTTCGGCTGATGAAGAAAGACTTCTATACTCGTTGTATAGCAATTCTAAAGAACAAAATACAAGCTTTGATCGAACTCATATAGCAAACATTGTTTACGGTTGGAGATATGAAGAATCCACTCAAATAGGTTTACGTTGGGCCTATCTAAGTTCAGCACCTGTGACTCCTGTGATCGGAGATGATGGTGGAAGATTCAAAAATGAATTCAACAATCAGCCGTATTTCAATCCAACCTATTCGAACAATCCGTTCACAGCTGAATACGGAAGAACGAAGAGATTGGAAGACTATCACAGATTGGATATCAGGTTAGATAAATTTTACAATTTCGAATGGGGATATATAAATTGGTATATAGAAATTGTGAATATTTATATGAGAAAAAATCCAAATGGCGAGTCATTCAATAACAATCGACCATATTCAATTAACAATCCAAATACGACTGAAGCCTTTGGAACTCTTGTGCTTCCAGGAGGACAGGTAATTCCTTTCTTCAATATAGGTATGGAGGTTAAATTCTAA
- a CDS encoding SET domain-containing protein — protein sequence MIDKRLNSHGDFGLYAAVDIPAQTLLFSYDEWIEDEKFGWVTLSLEELEALPPEDRDHFLKYGYDIEFDKIIGTLEHENARNHSNFMNHSCDPNMMYDTNDNIIAKRHIKAGEELNIDYGNFIVNVDQNFICRCGSHNCRGRITKDDWRNLVSELGFNFPKFMHPEIEKIINTTKISA from the coding sequence ATGATTGATAAGCGTTTGAATTCGCACGGTGATTTTGGTTTGTATGCGGCTGTAGATATTCCTGCCCAGACTCTCTTGTTCAGCTACGACGAATGGATTGAAGATGAGAAATTCGGTTGGGTAACCTTGAGTTTAGAAGAATTAGAAGCTCTACCTCCAGAAGATCGAGATCATTTCCTAAAATACGGATACGATATAGAATTTGATAAGATAATTGGAACTCTTGAACATGAAAATGCGAGAAACCATTCCAATTTTATGAACCATTCTTGTGATCCGAATATGATGTATGATACAAATGACAATATCATAGCCAAACGTCATATCAAGGCTGGTGAAGAACTGAACATAGATTACGGTAATTTTATTGTAAATGTTGATCAGAACTTTATCTGCAGATGTGGATCCCATAATTGCAGAGGGAGAATTACAAAAGACGACTGGAGAAATTTAGTTTCTGAATTGGGTTTTAATTTTCCAAAGTTTATGCATCCAGAAATCGAAAAGATTATAAATACGACTAAGATTTCTGCGTAA